In Archangium violaceum, the following are encoded in one genomic region:
- a CDS encoding esterase/lipase family protein, which translates to MKKLHPLVLALCAGALGLAPAAHAGAAKTTYPVVFAHGMAGFDNILGYDYWGDDYGMFVGDTCSLFETPCNEDIDGGQKTFVGQVQPFQTSEARGLDLANDIEGYMASSGATRVNLIGHSQGGLDARKAAKVLYTRKGYTVVSVLVSVSSPHRGSPVAKYILDLKPGVTSVIAALAEIYGDIVYGSGNDGYAAAKQLVYNDYSATDGATTGARAFNVNNPIDSRYASRYVSLITAQNGSSVNPALYLVSEFFYDIDGDGYCVDDCDNDGAAGKGDGYANEADDDGLVGINSQQMGYRLKYSESTFGFDSVTNDANVAYLGSINAPTSAQMTSTSSVINQDHLDVVGVGPDTFDEPEFYAAIFDYIAAYD; encoded by the coding sequence ATGAAGAAGCTGCACCCGCTCGTGCTGGCGCTCTGCGCTGGCGCCCTCGGTCTGGCTCCCGCCGCCCACGCCGGCGCGGCGAAGACCACCTATCCCGTGGTGTTCGCCCACGGCATGGCCGGCTTCGACAACATCCTCGGCTATGACTACTGGGGCGACGACTACGGCATGTTCGTCGGCGACACCTGCAGCCTCTTCGAGACGCCCTGCAACGAGGACATCGACGGCGGCCAGAAGACGTTCGTGGGCCAGGTGCAGCCCTTCCAGACGTCCGAGGCGCGTGGCCTGGACCTGGCCAACGACATCGAGGGCTACATGGCCAGCTCGGGCGCCACGCGCGTGAACCTCATCGGCCACTCGCAGGGCGGCCTGGACGCGCGCAAGGCGGCCAAGGTGCTCTACACCCGCAAGGGCTACACCGTGGTGTCCGTGCTCGTCAGCGTGTCCTCGCCCCACCGCGGCTCGCCCGTGGCCAAGTACATCCTGGACCTCAAGCCCGGCGTCACCAGCGTCATCGCCGCCCTGGCGGAGATCTACGGTGACATCGTCTACGGATCCGGCAACGACGGCTACGCCGCCGCCAAGCAGCTCGTCTACAACGACTACAGCGCCACCGACGGGGCGACGACCGGCGCCAGGGCCTTCAACGTCAACAACCCCATCGACTCGCGCTACGCCTCCCGCTACGTGTCCCTCATCACCGCGCAGAACGGCAGCAGCGTGAACCCCGCGCTCTACCTGGTGAGCGAGTTCTTCTACGACATCGACGGCGACGGCTACTGCGTGGACGACTGCGACAACGACGGCGCCGCGGGCAAGGGCGACGGCTACGCCAACGAGGCCGATGACGACGGCCTGGTGGGCATCAACTCGCAGCAGATGGGCTACCGGCTGAAGTACAGCGAGTCCACCTTCGGCTTCGACTCCGTCACCAACGACGCCAACGTCGCCTACCTGGGCAGCATCAACGCGCCCACCTCCGCGCAGATGACCTCCACCTCGAGCGTCATCAACCAGGACCACCTCGACGTGGTGGGCGTGGGCCCGGACACCTTCGACGAGCCGGAGTTCTACGCCGCCATCTTCGACTACATCGCAGCCTACGACTGA
- a CDS encoding ankyrin repeat domain-containing protein, whose product MADLFDAVRRGDIAAVEALLEENPRAIARGDAQGMTALMWAAWRGDAPLVRLLLVRGASASVRDTRGTTALMLAAERGHLEAARLLVPLTGEDERGEALRHAAGTGRTELVGYLLDEAGAALEYGGTDGKTPLTCAVLAGHSALAEELLRRGANLEARSSTFLPFEDRDDFGWHPLHYAADRRHALLVQLLLTAGAQVDPETTEGTTPLMLAARRGDEDCIHLLLRAGADPLRQNARASSALSLARMHGKPGLLQLFGSVGEDRPLAPEMPFPRPPGGDRN is encoded by the coding sequence ATGGCCGACCTGTTCGACGCCGTCCGCCGCGGAGACATCGCCGCGGTGGAGGCCCTGCTGGAGGAGAATCCCCGGGCCATCGCCCGGGGAGACGCCCAGGGCATGACGGCGCTGATGTGGGCCGCCTGGCGGGGCGATGCACCCCTGGTCCGCCTGCTGCTGGTGCGCGGCGCGAGCGCCTCGGTGAGGGACACCCGGGGCACCACCGCGCTGATGCTGGCGGCCGAGCGGGGCCACCTCGAGGCGGCGCGCCTCCTCGTGCCCCTGACGGGAGAGGACGAGCGCGGTGAGGCGCTGCGGCACGCGGCGGGCACGGGTCGCACCGAGCTGGTGGGCTACCTGCTGGACGAGGCGGGCGCGGCGCTCGAGTACGGCGGTACGGACGGCAAGACGCCCCTCACCTGCGCCGTGCTCGCGGGTCACTCCGCGCTGGCCGAGGAGCTGCTGCGCCGGGGCGCCAACCTGGAGGCGCGCAGCTCCACCTTCCTGCCCTTCGAGGACCGGGACGACTTCGGCTGGCACCCGCTGCACTACGCGGCGGACCGGAGACACGCGCTGCTGGTGCAGCTGCTGCTCACGGCCGGGGCCCAGGTGGATCCGGAGACCACCGAGGGCACCACGCCGTTGATGCTGGCGGCCCGGCGGGGAGATGAGGACTGCATCCACCTGCTGCTGCGCGCGGGGGCGGATCCGCTCCGTCAGAACGCGCGCGCCAGCTCCGCCCTGTCCCTGGCGCGCATGCATGGCAAGCCGGGCCTGCTCCAGCTCTTCGGCTCCGTGGGCGAGGACCGGCCGCTCGCACCGGAGATGCCCTTCCCGCGGCCCCCGGGTGGCGACCGCAACTGA